In Agarivorans gilvus, one genomic interval encodes:
- the tkt gene encoding transketolase, whose amino-acid sequence MSHPRQQYANAIRALSMDGVQQAKSGHPGAPMGMADIAEVLWRDHLVHNPSNPSWSNRDRFVLSNGHGSMLLYSLLHLSGYELPIEELKNFRQLHSKTPGHPEYGYAPGVETTTGPLGQGIANAVGMALAEKMLAAQFNRDDFAVVDHFSYAFMGDGCLMEGISHEVCSLAGTLGLGKLIAFWDDNGISIDGHVEGWFTDDTPARFEAYGWQVIRDVDGHDPEQINAAIVAAKAELSKPTLICTKTIIGFGSPNKSGSHDCHGAPLGEDEIKAAREFLGWQYPAFEVPSHIYQAWDHKAKGSEQENAWNDLFAAYKKAYPELAREYSRRVQGELPENWQAESLALLQGLQNQPANIASRQASKNTLDVVGKLLPELLGGSADLAPSNLTFHASSKSVSAEDASGNYIHYGVREFGMSAMQNGIALHGGFIPYSATFLMFMEYARNAVRMAALMKQRSIFVYTHDSIGLGEDGPTHQPVEQVASLRLTPNMETWRPCDQVESAASWINAIERQDGPSALIFSRQALEQQKRSTEQLEQISRGAYVLKDCSGTPELILIATGSEVELAVAAAAKLSEQGKQVRVVSMPCCERFDKQDADYREAVLPNAVRARVAVEALQADYWGKYVGLDGITVGMTSFGESAPAGELFKLFGFTVDNVVDKSLSLLAK is encoded by the coding sequence ATGTCTCACCCTCGTCAACAATACGCCAACGCGATCCGTGCGCTAAGCATGGATGGCGTGCAGCAAGCAAAATCAGGCCACCCTGGTGCGCCCATGGGCATGGCCGATATCGCCGAAGTACTATGGCGTGACCACTTAGTTCACAACCCTAGCAACCCTAGCTGGAGCAACCGCGACCGCTTCGTACTATCTAACGGCCATGGCTCGATGCTGCTCTATTCTCTGCTTCACCTAAGCGGGTATGAGCTACCCATTGAAGAATTGAAAAACTTCCGCCAGCTGCATTCTAAAACGCCCGGTCACCCAGAGTACGGTTACGCTCCCGGCGTAGAAACCACCACTGGCCCACTGGGTCAAGGGATCGCCAATGCGGTGGGTATGGCACTGGCAGAAAAAATGCTCGCTGCCCAATTTAACCGCGACGACTTTGCTGTGGTCGACCACTTCAGCTACGCCTTCATGGGCGATGGCTGTTTAATGGAAGGTATCTCGCACGAAGTTTGTTCACTGGCCGGTACTCTAGGCTTAGGCAAACTGATTGCCTTCTGGGATGATAACGGCATTTCTATTGATGGCCACGTAGAAGGCTGGTTCACCGACGATACCCCAGCTCGCTTTGAAGCCTACGGCTGGCAAGTAATCCGTGACGTAGACGGCCACGATCCAGAGCAAATTAATGCCGCCATTGTTGCAGCTAAAGCCGAGCTAAGCAAACCCACCTTAATTTGTACTAAAACCATTATTGGTTTTGGTTCACCCAATAAATCGGGTTCTCACGACTGTCACGGCGCACCACTAGGCGAAGACGAAATCAAAGCCGCCCGCGAGTTTCTTGGCTGGCAGTACCCTGCTTTTGAAGTTCCCAGCCATATTTATCAAGCTTGGGACCACAAAGCCAAGGGCAGTGAACAAGAAAATGCTTGGAATGACCTGTTTGCCGCCTATAAAAAAGCCTACCCAGAATTGGCCAGAGAATACTCGCGCCGGGTTCAAGGTGAGTTGCCAGAAAACTGGCAAGCTGAAAGCCTAGCCTTGTTGCAAGGTTTACAAAATCAACCCGCTAACATTGCTAGCCGCCAAGCGTCTAAAAATACCTTGGATGTGGTGGGTAAGTTGTTGCCCGAGCTACTCGGTGGTTCCGCCGATTTAGCACCGTCTAATTTAACTTTCCACGCTAGCTCTAAATCAGTGAGTGCCGAAGATGCTTCGGGTAACTACATTCACTACGGGGTGCGAGAGTTTGGTATGTCAGCCATGCAAAACGGCATCGCCTTACATGGCGGCTTTATTCCTTATTCAGCCACCTTCCTGATGTTTATGGAATATGCGCGTAACGCTGTGCGCATGGCGGCGCTAATGAAGCAGCGCTCAATTTTTGTTTATACCCACGATTCCATCGGTTTGGGTGAAGACGGCCCCACTCACCAACCGGTCGAGCAAGTGGCGAGTCTGCGCCTGACTCCCAACATGGAAACTTGGCGCCCTTGTGACCAAGTTGAATCGGCGGCGTCTTGGATCAACGCCATTGAGCGTCAAGACGGACCTAGCGCGTTAATCTTCTCTCGTCAGGCACTTGAGCAGCAAAAACGCAGCACTGAGCAATTAGAACAAATTAGCCGTGGTGCTTACGTATTAAAAGACTGCAGTGGCACGCCAGAGTTGATCTTAATTGCTACCGGATCCGAGGTAGAACTAGCCGTAGCGGCAGCCGCCAAGTTGAGCGAGCAAGGTAAGCAAGTGAGAGTTGTTTCGATGCCTTGTTGTGAGCGCTTCGACAAGCAAGATGCCGACTACCGCGAAGCCGTATTACCCAACGCAGTACGCGCACGAGTCGCAGTAGAAGCGCTACAAGCCGACTACTGGGGCAAATACGTTGGTTTAGACGGTATCACTGTGGGCATGACCAGTTTTGGTGAATCAGCTCCGGCTGGTGAATTGTTTAAACTGTTTGGTTTCACCGTAGACAATGTAGTGGATAAAAGCCTTAGCTTATTAGCCAAGTAA
- the tal gene encoding transaldolase, giving the protein MSSLLQQLKQYTTVVADTGDLDTMRKFSPEDATTNPSLIVKALALPEYSELLKEVAAWAKTQSDDPAEQLAMAADKVVVTIGCKVLELVPGRISTEVDARLSFDTEASIAKARRLIELYQAAGVSKERVLIKLASTWQGIRAAEQLEKEGINCNLTLLFSFAQARACAEAGVFLISPFVGRILDWYKAKDASIDYSGVNDPGVISVTEIYRYYKDHGYNTVVMGASFRNIGEIIELAGCDRLTIGPALLEELDQTEQVLEPRLQDQGVTKTRPEPMTEAEFYWAHNEDAMATEKLAEGIRAFAVDQVKLDKMLVEALQA; this is encoded by the coding sequence ATGAGTTCTCTACTACAACAGCTGAAACAATACACCACCGTGGTGGCCGATACCGGTGACTTAGACACCATGCGTAAATTTTCACCTGAAGACGCTACCACCAATCCTTCACTGATCGTCAAAGCACTTGCCTTACCGGAATACTCCGAACTGTTAAAAGAAGTAGCAGCTTGGGCGAAAACCCAAAGCGATGATCCCGCCGAACAACTAGCTATGGCTGCCGACAAAGTGGTGGTAACCATTGGTTGCAAGGTGCTAGAACTGGTTCCTGGACGTATCTCTACCGAAGTAGATGCCCGCTTATCGTTTGATACCGAAGCCAGTATTGCCAAGGCGCGCCGCCTAATAGAGTTATATCAAGCCGCTGGCGTAAGCAAAGAACGCGTGTTGATTAAGTTGGCCTCAACTTGGCAAGGTATTCGCGCCGCCGAACAATTAGAAAAAGAAGGGATTAACTGTAACCTAACCCTATTATTTTCATTCGCCCAAGCACGCGCCTGTGCCGAAGCTGGCGTATTCTTAATTTCGCCCTTCGTTGGACGGATCCTAGATTGGTACAAAGCCAAAGACGCCAGCATCGACTACAGCGGCGTGAATGACCCCGGTGTTATTTCGGTCACCGAGATTTACCGTTACTACAAAGATCACGGTTACAACACCGTGGTAATGGGAGCGAGCTTCCGCAATATTGGGGAAATTATTGAGCTTGCCGGTTGTGATCGCCTCACCATTGGGCCAGCACTACTAGAAGAACTTGATCAAACTGAACAAGTGCTAGAACCGCGCTTACAAGACCAAGGCGTCACTAAAACACGCCCCGAGCCAATGACCGAAGCCGAGTTTTACTGGGCTCATAACGAAGATGCCATGGCCACAGAAAAACTCGCGGAAGGTATTCGTGCCTTTGCCGTTGATCAAGTCAAACTCGACAAAATGCTAGTTGAAGCATTACAAGCTTAA
- a CDS encoding XylR family transcriptional regulator translates to MTENYRVALLLNANMAYDRGIITGISSFVKKGSPWNLFIGEQNLFSVDDFNKWQGDGVIADFDHPDIRDAIQSRDIPVVGVASSETVAKQMQGYPLVMSDNKQIINMAARFLKMRRYTHLAFCGYPNRPFNNWSANRQTLLRQWCVDNQCSYSEFTARDNADTWDSDLACLCEWLTRLPKPVGIIAANDVRARQLSYACKLAKISIPEDVSIMGIDDDELNCTLSLPSLTSVRQGTRAMGYLAASLLQPLMEGKQLIQHQHYVQPERVIARDSTDFFHFKDNLVRGALNLIRINQGNIKVKHILAELGCSRGAIDNKFHHELGMSLHAYLLDCQLNLALELLVDTDQTLSQIAQTVGFSSPQYLSCAVKKRWGMAPGMLREQKGMTNRELAPFIEQTKQPLKQA, encoded by the coding sequence ATGACCGAAAACTACCGCGTTGCACTGTTACTTAACGCCAACATGGCCTATGACCGCGGCATCATCACGGGCATCTCTTCATTTGTGAAAAAAGGCAGCCCGTGGAATCTATTCATCGGCGAACAAAACCTATTTTCGGTGGACGATTTTAATAAGTGGCAAGGAGATGGCGTGATCGCCGATTTTGATCACCCCGACATTCGTGACGCCATCCAATCACGAGATATTCCAGTGGTGGGGGTTGCCAGTAGTGAAACTGTAGCCAAACAAATGCAGGGCTATCCGCTAGTGATGTCGGATAACAAACAGATCATCAATATGGCGGCGCGTTTTTTAAAAATGCGCCGTTACACTCATCTGGCCTTCTGCGGCTACCCTAACCGCCCCTTTAATAATTGGTCGGCCAATCGACAAACCCTGCTGCGTCAATGGTGCGTTGACAATCAATGCAGTTATAGCGAATTTACCGCTAGAGACAATGCCGATACTTGGGACAGTGACCTAGCCTGTTTATGTGAATGGTTAACTCGCCTGCCCAAACCAGTGGGCATTATTGCCGCCAATGACGTGCGTGCGCGCCAGCTGAGCTATGCCTGCAAACTGGCAAAAATTAGCATTCCTGAAGATGTGTCGATCATGGGCATCGACGATGATGAACTCAACTGTACCCTCAGCCTACCCAGCTTAACCTCGGTGCGCCAGGGTACCCGAGCCATGGGTTACTTGGCCGCTTCCTTACTGCAGCCCTTAATGGAAGGCAAACAGCTGATTCAGCATCAACATTATGTGCAGCCAGAACGGGTGATTGCTCGCGACTCCACCGACTTCTTCCATTTTAAAGATAACTTGGTACGTGGGGCGCTTAACCTGATACGGATTAATCAGGGCAATATCAAAGTAAAACACATCTTGGCCGAGCTGGGCTGCTCGCGCGGTGCCATCGACAACAAGTTTCACCATGAGCTGGGTATGTCCCTACATGCCTATTTACTGGATTGCCAACTCAACCTAGCCCTAGAATTATTGGTTGATACCGATCAAACCTTGAGCCAAATAGCCCAAACCGTGGGTTTCAGCAGTCCACAATATCTCTCCTGCGCGGTCAAAAAACGCTGGGGAATGGCCCCCGGCATGCTACGTGAGCAAAAAGGCATGACAAACCGAGAGCTAGCTCCGTTTATTGAGCAAACAAAGCAACCATTAAAACAGGCCTAA
- the xylB gene encoding xylulokinase: protein MYIGIDLGTSGVKVVLLAENGELLGQASESLTVSRPAPLCSEQAPEDWWQATQDALTALSQQHSLATVKAIGLSGQMHGATLLDKQGEVLRPAILWNDGRSAAQCEELERLVPESRDIVGNIMMPGFTAPKLLWVKQNEPEIFAKVDKVLLPKDYLRYLLSGEFASDMSDAAGTMWLDVAKRDWSEQILAATGLTREHMPALFEGNQITGQLKAELAERWGMPAVPLVAGGGDNAAGAVGVGITKPGQAMLSLGTSGVYFAVSDGYLSNPESALHSFCHALPGTWHQMSVILSAASCLDWVVKLTGQADVPSMLEAVEAAPESDNPVVFLPYLSGERTPHNNPEAKGVFFGMTHSTGPLDLCRAVLEGVAFAFADGLDALHATGLKPEEITLIGGGARSRYWRQMLADVFGQAMSYRLGGEVGPALGAARLAQLAVNPEASLEQVCPVPELVEVHQSNAERHANYAQRRACYQALYPQLLGLF, encoded by the coding sequence ATGTATATTGGTATTGATTTAGGCACCTCTGGCGTCAAAGTAGTTTTGCTAGCCGAAAACGGCGAGCTACTAGGCCAAGCAAGCGAGAGCTTAACGGTATCGCGTCCTGCGCCACTGTGTTCAGAGCAAGCACCTGAAGATTGGTGGCAAGCCACTCAAGATGCACTCACCGCGCTCAGCCAGCAGCACTCTTTAGCCACGGTAAAAGCCATCGGTTTAAGCGGGCAAATGCACGGAGCGACCCTATTAGATAAGCAAGGTGAAGTGCTACGCCCAGCCATTTTGTGGAATGACGGCCGCAGCGCCGCCCAGTGTGAAGAATTAGAACGCTTGGTGCCAGAGTCTCGCGACATAGTGGGCAACATCATGATGCCGGGCTTCACTGCCCCCAAATTGCTTTGGGTGAAACAAAACGAGCCAGAGATCTTCGCCAAGGTCGACAAAGTACTATTACCTAAAGATTACCTACGTTATTTGTTATCTGGTGAGTTCGCTTCAGATATGTCTGATGCCGCTGGCACCATGTGGCTCGATGTGGCAAAACGTGATTGGAGCGAGCAAATCCTCGCCGCCACTGGCCTCACTCGTGAGCACATGCCCGCCTTGTTTGAAGGCAACCAAATTACCGGTCAACTAAAAGCCGAATTAGCCGAGCGCTGGGGCATGCCTGCAGTACCACTGGTAGCGGGTGGTGGTGACAACGCCGCGGGTGCGGTGGGCGTAGGTATCACCAAACCCGGACAAGCCATGCTGTCTTTAGGTACCTCGGGGGTTTATTTTGCGGTTAGCGATGGCTACCTCAGCAACCCAGAGTCTGCCTTGCACAGCTTCTGTCATGCCTTACCCGGCACTTGGCACCAAATGTCGGTGATTCTTAGCGCGGCCTCTTGCTTAGACTGGGTGGTTAAGCTCACTGGACAAGCCGATGTACCGAGCATGTTAGAGGCAGTAGAAGCCGCTCCAGAAAGTGACAACCCTGTGGTGTTCCTACCTTACTTATCGGGCGAGCGCACACCTCATAACAACCCCGAAGCCAAAGGCGTGTTCTTTGGCATGACTCACTCAACTGGCCCGCTAGACCTATGCCGAGCCGTTCTAGAAGGGGTAGCCTTTGCCTTTGCCGATGGTTTGGATGCGCTGCATGCCACTGGCTTAAAACCTGAGGAAATCACTTTGATTGGCGGCGGCGCACGTAGCCGTTACTGGCGGCAAATGCTGGCCGATGTATTCGGTCAAGCAATGAGCTACCGCCTAGGCGGTGAAGTTGGCCCAGCCCTAGGTGCGGCTCGCTTGGCTCAATTGGCGGTTAATCCTGAAGCCAGTTTAGAACAGGTTTGTCCGGTTCCCGAGTTGGTTGAAGTACACCAAAGCAATGCCGAGCGCCATGCTAATTACGCCCAACGCCGCGCCTGTTATCAAGCGCTTTACCCGCAGTTGCTTGGTTTGTTTTAA
- a CDS encoding XylR family transcriptional regulator, whose amino-acid sequence MFDKRFKITLLFNANKVYDRQVIKGIGDYLQASQCDWDIFLEEDFRCRISKLQHWVGDGIIADFDDPEIEQALKGLRVPIVAVGSSYENPENYPEVPYVATDNRALVSSAYEHLKAKGLEYFAYYGMPKSEDCRWAMERESVFQQLVANDGYECAVYRGLETNAESWQYAMNRLADWIQSMPKPVGIVAVSDARARHLLQVCDHLGIIVPDKVSIIGIDDEDLTRHLSRVSLSSVAQGCRKMGFQAAKMLHRQLQGHDLGKPRLLVGPEQVVERQSTDYKALKDPYVIQAMHYIRHNACKGIKVEQVLDYVKVSRSNLEKRFKDDIGHSVHQEIHCAKLEQAMSLLRNTELSTADIAELCGYPSLQYMYAVFKKDLELTPKAYRQNQQQQDEDEDE is encoded by the coding sequence ATGTTTGATAAGCGTTTTAAAATTACTTTGTTGTTTAACGCCAACAAAGTTTATGACCGTCAAGTAATTAAGGGGATTGGAGATTACTTGCAAGCCTCCCAATGTGATTGGGATATTTTTTTGGAAGAAGACTTCCGATGCAGGATCAGCAAGTTACAACATTGGGTTGGTGATGGCATTATCGCCGATTTTGACGATCCTGAAATAGAGCAAGCTTTAAAGGGCTTGCGAGTGCCGATAGTGGCAGTGGGCAGCTCCTATGAAAACCCCGAAAACTATCCCGAAGTTCCCTATGTGGCGACCGATAACCGCGCCTTGGTGAGCTCTGCCTACGAGCATTTAAAAGCCAAGGGTTTAGAATATTTTGCCTATTATGGTATGCCCAAGAGCGAAGACTGTCGTTGGGCGATGGAGCGCGAGTCGGTATTTCAACAACTTGTCGCCAACGATGGTTATGAATGTGCGGTTTATCGCGGCTTAGAAACCAACGCTGAATCTTGGCAGTATGCGATGAACCGTTTGGCCGATTGGATCCAGTCCATGCCTAAGCCAGTGGGCATTGTGGCAGTATCAGATGCGCGGGCGCGCCACTTACTACAGGTGTGTGACCATTTAGGCATTATAGTGCCAGACAAGGTCTCCATCATCGGTATCGACGATGAAGACTTAACCCGCCATTTAAGCCGCGTATCTTTGAGTTCGGTGGCGCAGGGCTGTCGTAAAATGGGCTTTCAGGCGGCAAAAATGCTACATCGTCAGCTGCAAGGCCACGACTTGGGTAAACCACGTTTGTTGGTTGGGCCCGAGCAAGTGGTAGAGCGTCAATCTACCGATTATAAAGCCTTGAAAGACCCTTATGTGATTCAAGCCATGCACTACATTCGCCATAATGCGTGTAAGGGCATTAAGGTGGAACAGGTACTGGATTACGTGAAAGTATCACGCTCTAATCTAGAGAAGCGCTTTAAAGATGATATTGGCCACTCGGTTCACCAAGAGATTCACTGCGCTAAACTTGAACAAGCCATGAGCTTGCTGCGTAATACCGAGCTGTCCACTGCCGACATCGCTGAGCTGTGTGGTTATCCTTCTCTGCAATACATGTATGCGGTATTCAAGAAAGACTTAGAACTGACCCCTAAGGCTTATAGGCAGAACCAGCAACAGCAAGACGAGGATGAAGATGAATAG
- a CDS encoding aspartoacylase yields the protein MSKISKVAIVGGTHGNEFSGIYLIKKWQQQPQLLARASLQVETVFANPKAHAENKRYIDADLNRQFSAQSLADYDLANYEQSRAKALHQQLGPKANPNMDLVIDLHNTTSNMGPTLILLEQTPFYKQLAAYVKMQMPEAVIFLEEAEDDMAQHRFLASCGKYGVLIEVGPQPQSALRQDILEQMERMTGYILDFVDLYNQQAVPELPKLLEAFLYLDTITLPMDEQGERLAMVHQHVQDNDFKPLNPGEPLFRTFNGEDIYYEGNKTVYPAFINEAAYYDNNLAMSFLDKVYIEVN from the coding sequence TTGTCTAAGATCTCTAAAGTCGCGATTGTTGGCGGCACTCACGGAAACGAATTCAGCGGTATCTACCTGATTAAGAAATGGCAACAGCAGCCTCAGTTACTGGCGCGTGCGAGCCTGCAGGTGGAAACCGTATTTGCTAACCCCAAAGCCCATGCAGAAAATAAGCGTTACATCGACGCCGACTTAAATCGCCAGTTTAGCGCCCAGTCTCTGGCCGATTATGATTTGGCTAACTATGAGCAGTCTCGTGCCAAGGCGCTGCATCAGCAGTTGGGGCCTAAGGCTAATCCCAATATGGATTTGGTGATTGATTTACACAATACCACCTCCAATATGGGGCCAACCCTGATCCTACTTGAACAAACACCATTTTATAAACAGTTAGCGGCTTACGTGAAAATGCAGATGCCAGAGGCGGTGATCTTCTTGGAAGAAGCCGAAGACGACATGGCGCAGCATCGTTTCTTAGCCAGCTGTGGTAAGTACGGGGTATTGATTGAAGTGGGGCCGCAGCCACAATCGGCCTTACGCCAAGATATTCTTGAGCAAATGGAGCGAATGACCGGCTACATTCTCGACTTCGTTGATTTATATAATCAGCAAGCCGTACCTGAATTGCCAAAACTGCTAGAAGCGTTTTTGTATCTCGATACCATTACCCTGCCAATGGATGAACAGGGCGAACGCTTGGCCATGGTTCACCAGCATGTGCAAGACAATGACTTTAAACCCTTAAATCCGGGCGAGCCTTTGTTCCGTACTTTTAACGGGGAAGATATTTATTACGAAGGCAATAAAACCGTTTATCCGGCGTTTATCAATGAAGCGGCTTATTACGATAATAACCTCGCCATGTCGTTTTTAGACAAGGTGTATATTGAAGTAAACTAA
- a CDS encoding magnesium transporter CorA family protein translates to MLRTWLSINGQAPQFGDQQQIASWSAQADAKIWIDIDLSNYLQLEAEQILKQFNCHALSIVDVFRHRHPPKIELFNDQVFLLYRGIQQSLGELKFEHMQLAMFIGPNYLITLHQGRSQGIENLLEQGFAKYLNAPLSLASRIMHTSSNLYLNQLLEFEDKLSELEEQIHEHGDDHILAAITRKKTDLLRLNRIFNYHLNLSQTLIELQHQDEPSNISIDQPVMQDLHERFERLQSLSRMYYEICGDLVDGYLSISSHKLNNTMRVLTLITAIFVPLSFLAGIYGMNFEVIPELHHPDGYFILLGVMACIALGLIGLFKWKRWF, encoded by the coding sequence ATGCTTAGAACTTGGCTCAGTATTAACGGACAAGCCCCCCAATTTGGTGACCAGCAGCAAATCGCTAGCTGGTCTGCTCAGGCTGATGCCAAAATATGGATAGATATCGACTTAAGTAACTATCTGCAATTGGAAGCAGAACAAATTTTAAAGCAGTTTAATTGCCATGCGTTGTCGATTGTTGACGTATTCCGCCATCGTCATCCGCCGAAAATAGAGCTGTTTAACGACCAAGTATTCCTGCTTTATCGCGGCATTCAACAAAGCTTAGGCGAGCTTAAATTTGAGCACATGCAGCTGGCTATGTTTATTGGCCCCAATTACTTAATCACCTTACATCAGGGACGCTCGCAGGGCATCGAGAACTTGCTGGAGCAAGGCTTTGCCAAATACCTTAATGCGCCGCTGAGTTTGGCCAGTCGCATCATGCATACTTCATCCAATTTGTACTTAAACCAATTATTAGAATTTGAAGACAAACTCAGCGAGCTAGAAGAACAAATTCATGAACATGGCGACGACCACATTCTGGCAGCCATTACTCGTAAGAAAACCGATTTGCTACGGCTAAACCGGATCTTCAACTACCACCTCAACCTCAGCCAAACCTTAATAGAGCTACAGCATCAAGACGAGCCCAGTAACATCAGCATCGATCAACCGGTGATGCAGGATCTACACGAACGTTTTGAGCGGCTGCAAAGCTTGAGCCGAATGTACTACGAGATTTGTGGTGACTTAGTCGATGGTTATCTGTCGATTAGCTCGCACAAGCTGAACAATACTATGCGAGTACTGACGCTGATTACCGCCATTTTTGTTCCCTTGAGTTTTTTGGCAGGGATTTATGGTATGAATTTTGAGGTGATTCCAGAGCTACACCACCCCGACGGCTACTTTATTCTGTTGGGAGTGATGGCCTGCATCGCACTAGGCCTGATCGGCCTGTTTAAATGGAAGCGCTGGTTTTAA
- a CDS encoding magnesium transporter translates to MTNEVNESPPLQTFDGHHDDALNRILKLLKQEEQPVDLSFVEDYDNAILANLIESLPDQYRQQIWPYLSEQRFWPILHLMQYETVKHLFDLFTAQQINALQRHIGDTEIVEFADFLPEQMVDTYLEQQDELSATQLQDALSYEDEQIGRYTDLHILRARPNSTVHRIKQRLLDKQDKHVAVYLVDAQGQFQGACSMTDIINADDHTRLKELSFSIEVFDHQQMLSEVALSVNVLAGHAWHPVQRDGKIIGAIAVSNLVQWLQERSLEVAISEAPSNEEDLFTPVRTAAKMRAIWLTTNLATAFLASWVIGLFEGALQQLVALAILMPVVASMGGIAGSQTLAVALRGIALNHLQQSNLKLLLNKELKIAAWNGLLLGIVIAGVVSYWFSSIPLGLVIFIAIVLNSLAAAASATLIPFLLKKMKIDPAVAGSVILTTVTDIVGFVAFLGLASLFLMH, encoded by the coding sequence ATGACCAACGAAGTCAACGAAAGCCCTCCGTTACAAACCTTTGATGGTCATCACGATGACGCACTAAACCGGATCCTCAAGCTACTCAAGCAAGAAGAACAGCCGGTAGACTTAAGCTTTGTTGAAGATTACGACAATGCCATCTTAGCCAACTTGATCGAGTCTTTACCCGACCAATATCGGCAACAAATTTGGCCATATTTGAGCGAACAGCGCTTTTGGCCAATTTTGCATTTAATGCAGTATGAAACGGTTAAACACTTATTTGACTTGTTTACAGCGCAGCAAATAAACGCTTTACAACGCCATATTGGCGATACTGAAATTGTTGAATTTGCCGACTTTCTTCCCGAGCAAATGGTGGACACTTATCTTGAACAACAAGACGAGTTAAGTGCCACCCAACTACAAGACGCCTTAAGTTATGAAGATGAGCAAATTGGTCGTTATACCGATCTGCACATACTGCGTGCCCGTCCCAACTCAACCGTACATCGAATCAAACAACGCCTGCTAGACAAGCAGGATAAACATGTGGCGGTTTACTTGGTAGACGCCCAAGGGCAATTCCAAGGTGCCTGCAGCATGACCGATATTATCAATGCTGACGATCACACTCGCTTAAAAGAGCTGAGCTTTAGCATCGAGGTGTTTGACCACCAGCAAATGCTCAGTGAAGTCGCCTTGTCGGTCAATGTATTGGCTGGCCACGCCTGGCACCCAGTGCAACGTGACGGCAAAATTATTGGCGCGATTGCGGTATCCAACCTCGTGCAATGGTTGCAAGAACGTAGTTTGGAAGTGGCAATTAGTGAGGCACCGTCTAACGAAGAAGATCTATTTACCCCGGTGCGCACCGCCGCCAAGATGCGAGCCATTTGGCTCACCACCAACTTGGCCACCGCGTTCTTAGCTTCTTGGGTGATTGGTTTATTTGAAGGCGCGCTACAACAACTGGTGGCCTTAGCGATTTTAATGCCGGTAGTGGCCAGCATGGGCGGTATTGCCGGTAGCCAAACCTTGGCCGTAGCGCTGCGCGGTATTGCCCTGAACCACTTACAACAAAGTAACTTAAAGCTGTTATTAAACAAAGAGCTCAAAATTGCCGCATGGAACGGCCTATTGCTGGGCATAGTGATTGCGGGGGTGGTCAGTTATTGGTTTAGCTCAATACCACTGGGCTTGGTGATTTTCATTGCGATTGTATTAAACAGCTTAGCGGCGGCGGCCTCAGCTACGCTGATCCCGTTCTTGCTGAAAAAAATGAAGATAGACCCCGCAGTGGCAGGTTCAGTAATCCTGACCACGGTGACCGACATCGTAGGCTTTGTGGCCTTTTTGGGCTTAGCCTCACTGTTTCTTATGCATTAA
- a CDS encoding ATP-dependent zinc protease, which translates to MTKLLIGNLETCHLPDLGIHDLPVRIDTGAKTSSLHVDNMERTKKNGKPHISFDLHPDIYNLEQVCRCTAPIVDTRKIKSSNGEVEQRYVIQTSFQLGELIWPIEISLSNRQDMSYLMLLGRQGMGDKVLVDPSQSFLVSS; encoded by the coding sequence ATGACTAAGTTGCTGATTGGCAATTTGGAAACCTGCCACCTACCCGACTTAGGGATCCACGATTTACCGGTGCGTATCGACACTGGTGCAAAAACCTCGTCACTGCACGTTGATAACATGGAGCGCACCAAGAAAAATGGCAAACCGCATATCAGCTTCGACTTGCACCCCGACATCTATAATTTAGAGCAAGTATGTCGTTGTACCGCGCCAATAGTGGATACCCGTAAAATTAAATCGTCCAATGGCGAAGTGGAACAGCGTTACGTCATTCAAACCAGTTTTCAATTGGGTGAATTAATCTGGCCTATAGAAATTTCCTTGAGTAATCGTCAAGATATGAGCTACCTAATGTTGTTAGGACGTCAAGGAATGGGGGACAAAGTTTTGGTTGACCCCTCACAAAGCTTTTTAGTCAGCAGCTAG